A window of the Diceros bicornis minor isolate mBicDic1 chromosome 12, mDicBic1.mat.cur, whole genome shotgun sequence genome harbors these coding sequences:
- the COLEC11 gene encoding collectin-11 isoform X2, protein MGDKGQKGSVGRHGKIGPIGSKGEKGDSGDIGPPGPNGEPGIPCECSQLRKAIGEMDNQVTQLTTELKFIKNAVAGVRETENKIYLLVKEEKRYVDAQLSCQGRGGTLSMPKDETANGLMAAYIAQAGLARVFIGINDLEREGTFVYSDRSPMQTFNKWRSGEPNNAYDEEDCVEMVASGGWNDVACHITMHFMCEFDKEHV, encoded by the exons ATGGGTGACAAAGGACAGAAAGGCAGTGTGGGTCGCCATGGAAAAATTGGTCCCATTGGTTCTAAAG gAGAAAAGGGAGATTCTGGCGACATAGGACCCCCTGGCCCTAATGGAGAACCAG GCATCCCGTGCGAGTGCAGCCAGCTAAGGAAGGCCATTGGGGAGATGGACAACCAGGTCACCCAGCTGACAACTGagttaaaattcataaaaaatg CTGTTGCCGGCGTGCGCGAGACAGAGAATAAGATCTACCTGCTGGTGAAGGAGGAGAAGAGGTACGTGGATGCCCAGCTGTCCTGCCAGGGGCGTGGAGGCACGCTGAGCATGCCCAAGGACGAGACCGCCAACGGCCTGATGGCCGCCTACATCGCGCAGGCGGGCCTCGCCCGCGTCTTCATCGGGATCAACGACCTGGAGAGAGAGGGCACCTTCGTCTACTCAGACCGCTCCCCCATGCAGACCTTCAACAAGTGGCGCAGTGGTGAGCCCAACAACGCCTACGATGAGGAGGACTGCGTGGAGATGGTGGCCTCCGGGGGCTGGAACGACGTGGCCTGCCACATCACCATGCACTTCATGTGCGAGTTTGACAAGGAGCACGTGTGA